Proteins encoded together in one Impatiens glandulifera chromosome 1, dImpGla2.1, whole genome shotgun sequence window:
- the LOC124930332 gene encoding hypersensitive-induced response protein 1-like: protein MGQKLCCVQVDQSTVAVKEQFGRFDDILNPGCHCLPWCLGCKLAGTLSLRVQQIDVRCETKTKDNVFVTVVASIQYHALADKASDAFYKLSNTKEQIQAYVFDVIRASVPKMELDSAFEQKNEIAESVERELAKAMSAYGYEIVQTLIVDIEPDAQVKRAMNEINAGEYSRLLLIIDFIAARLRVAATEKAEAEKILQIKRAEGEAESKYLSGLGIARQRQAIVDGLRDSVVAFSENVPGTTAKDVMDMVLVTQYFDTMKEIGASSKSKAVFIPHGPGAVRDIASQIRDGLLQGQNAQI from the exons ATGGGGCAGAAACTTTGTTGTGTTCAGGTGGATCAGTCCACTGTTGCTGTTAAGGAACAATTTGGGAGATTTGATGACATACTTAATCCAGGGTGTCACTGTTTACCTTGGTGTTTAGGTTGCAAATTAGCTGGAACTTTATCTCTTCGTGTACAGCAGATTGACGTTCGCTGCGAAACTAAAACGAAG GATAATGTTTTTGTGACGGTTGTTGCATCTATTCAATATCATGCTTTGGCAGACAAAGCTTCTGATGCTTTCTACAAACTCAGTAATACTAAAGAACAAATTCAGGCCTATGTTTTTGATG TTATTAGAGCTAGCGTTCCAAAGATGGAATTGGATTCTGCATTTGAACAGAAGAATGAGATAGCTGAATCTGTTGAAAGAGAACTTGCCAAG GCTATGTCTGCTTACGGGTACGAAATTGTCCAAACTCTAATTGTCGATATTGAGCCAGATGCACAGGTGAAGAGGGCAATGAACGAGATAAATGCAGGTGAGTATTCACGCTTGTTAttgataattgattttattg CTGCTAGACTTAGGGTGGCTGCGACTGAAAAGGCAGAAGCAGAGAAAATACTGCAAATAAAACGAGCTGAAGGAGAAGCAGAATCGAAGTACTTATCTGGACTCGGTATCGCTAGGCAGAGACAAGCCATCGTTGACGGTCTTAGAGATAGTGTGGTTGCATTCTCCGAGAATGTTCCTGGTACAACCGCTAAAGACGTGATGGACATGGTTCTTGTGACACAATATTTTGACACAATGAAAGAGATCGGAGCTTCTTCTAAATCTAAGGCTGTTTTCATTCCACATGGACCCGGGGCAGTTAGGGATATTGCTTCGCAGATTCGGGATGGACTTCTTCAGGGTCAAAATGCTCAGATTTGA